Proteins encoded within one genomic window of Bombina bombina isolate aBomBom1 chromosome 1, aBomBom1.pri, whole genome shotgun sequence:
- the LOC128664771 gene encoding DNA ligase 1-like, whose protein sequence is MACFYLAIYIFLFIFQTVLGTPVSTLQGMTLVPMNIKAFKTALANGLLAVLNNSVYVSAGVGVFALIIIIIGGWALRKSIRKSKLPDEEQPNISPVIRKASLKKEKRLKKKTKKEKKEKREVEQKEKDEEMKEEKEVKVQKKDEQSGEAQIETKEKAVQTESTQEVKWKLLEFWINKDLEVQRQREEELREEEEFFS, encoded by the exons ATGGCTTGTTTCTACTTGGcgatttatatatttctttttatattccAAACTGTCTTGGGGACACCAGTGAGCACCCTGCAAG GGATGACCCTGGTACCGATGAACATTAAGGCATTCAAGACTGCATTAGCAAATG GATTACTGGCTGTACTGAATAATTCAG TATACGTATCTGCTGGTGTGGGAGTCTTTGCCCTCATAATTATTATAATTGGAGGATGGGCGCTTAGGAAGAGCATCCG AAAATCCAAACTTCCTGATGAGGAGCAACCAAACATCAGCCCCGTCATCAGGAAAG cttCTCTGAAAAAGGAGAAgaggttaaaaaagaaaacaaagaaagaaaagaaggagaAAAGGGAGGTGGAACAGAAGGAGAAAGACGAGGAAATGAAGGAAGAGAAGGAGGTGAAGGTGCAGAAGAAGGATGAACAATCAGGAGAAG ctCAAATTGAAACCAAAGAGAAAGCAGTACAGACAGAGAGCAcacaagaagtaaaatggaaacttttggaGTTTTGGATAAATAAAGACCTAGAAGTACAGAGACAGCGAGAGGAAGAACTAAGGGAGGAGGAGGAGTTCTTTAGCTGA